In Geotalea uraniireducens, the genomic window GGTCCCGGTACTCGCTGCTGCCGTCGCTGCCGACAAACTTGCCGGTCAGGTAGTTGGTGAGCGAATAGACGATCCGATTCTCATGGACCACCCGATCGTAGTAATCGAAAAAGGGTACCGTCTCCTGGTTCTTGTCCTGGACGAAATTGTAACGGATCTCCGGAATCAGCACATGGCGCAGCCGGGGCATGGCGGCATTGCCGGTTTCGTAAACCCGGGCCAGGGTCGAGGAAACTGTGCCACCGGCGGTAAAGAGCCCCACCCCGTGGTATCCTTTGCCGATATCGCCGCCATAGGCGTTATACAGCCGTTCCTGGTACCCGGCCCAGGCGCTCAGTTCCAGAGCGTCGACCTTGCCATAGGCCGTCAGCGTCGGCTGCAGAGCGAGGCGTTCCCCTCGAATCCCGTCCTCCCGGTAAAAGTTCGTAAAACTGGAATCATAGGAAAGAAAAAGCGGCAGCGAACCAAGCTGCTGCCGGATGCCGGTAAGAGTGATCGTTGGCAGTTTCTGGAGGGTTTTGCTGTTGTCGGCAATATTGTCCCGCAGGTCTTCCATGTAGCGGAACTCGCCGGAGAGCACCTGGCGATGGAACCGTTTAGTCAGGGAGAGAGTCGACTCCAGGCTGTTCTGGTTATAGACCCCGGTCTGCTCGGCAAAATCGCGGTAAAAATTCCGGTCACTGACCAGATTGATGTCCGACTTGAGATCGAGGGTATCGGAGAAGTTTTGGACGTGCTTCTGGCTCACTTCACCCCGAAAACGCTGTTGGGTGGTATCGTAGATGACGTAGCCGCGGAACGAGCCTTCGCTCCCCCGGGTCAGGAGATAGCGGTAGTCCAGGCCAAGCCCTTCGCCTCGCTTGGTCTGGATGTCGAGAGTGATAGTGGCGTCCTGGCTGGGGGAGATGGCCCAGTAATACCCGAGGTTGAAGGTGAACCCCTTCTTGCTCGAATTGCCGCCGCGGGGGGTGAGAAAGCCCGACTGCCGCTCCCGCTTGACCGGAAAGACCAGGTACGGGAAATAGAACACCGGGACATCGGCAAGATAGAACAGGGCATTGCGGCCGGTCGCATAATCGCCCAGTGTTACGTCCACGTCGGAAGCGGAAAACTTCCAGCTCGGCGTGTCGCCATCACAGGTGGTGAAACTGCCGTGTTCCACATGGTACGATTCCGGACCGGCCTTGATCATCCGGGCGGCCCGGAGATGAAAGTTCCCCTTGCGGATAAAGGCATCGCCACTATCGACCTCTCCCGTTTCATCCTGATAATTGAGCTTGAGCCGTTGCGCCCGGAGCAGGTCGCCGTCGCGCATCAGGATAACGTTCCCGGACGCTTCCGCCTCCTCGCTACCGGTATTCAACCGGGCCTGATCGGAAAGGAGCGTGATCCCGCGGCCGTTGATCCGGACATTACCCGACGCCTCGACCAGATCCCGGGCCGCCTCATGGGTGAGGGTATCGGCTTCGATCCGGATCGGCCCCGTCTCGTCCCCCTGGCCGAAGGCGGCCGAAGCGGCCGAGGTCACCAGAAGGAGCGTTGCCAGCAGGCGTTGAGCTGAGAGAGCGAAATTCATGGTTGTCGTCTATCCGCGGAAAGGTTCGTAACGTTTTGTCAGGAGCACCGCCCGGGCCTCGCCGACCGTGAACAGGGAGCCACAAACCAGGATCAGGTCGTCGTCGGTCGCCCGCTGCCGGGCGAGAGCCAGGCCGGCGGCGACCGATCCACCATCAACCGCCGGACACCCACGGCTGGCGCACTCAGCGGCCAGAAGAGCGGAGGGAAGCGCCCGCTCGACCGTCGGCGTTACCGCCACTACTTCGCCGGCAAGCGGCAACAACGGAGAAAGGATGCCGGCAAGGTCCTTGTCGCCCATCACCCCGAGCACCATGAACAGCCGGCTGCGGGACAGCCCGCCGAGCGAGGCGGCCAGGGCAGCGGCACCGGCGGGGTTGTGGGCGCCATCGAGCAGGATGCGGGGCGGCCCGGGAAACAGTTCCATCCGTCCTGGCCAGCGGGCCGCCGCCAGCCCGTCGCCGAATGCCGTCTCCGGCAGGGGAAAACCGCAGTGGCCGAGCGATTCCGCCGCCGCCAGCGCAGTGGCGGCATTGTCCGCCTGGTAGCGACCGCCGATCCCCGGCCGCAAACCGGACAACGTCCGCGCCAGCCCATGATAAGCGAGAGTACCGTCCTCGTGCCAGGCGGCGGAAAAATCGTTGTCGAGTCGCACCAGGGAATTCCCTCCGCGCCGGCACTGTTCGGCAAGGACCGCGCTGACCGCTTCCGGCTGGCGCGACAGCACCACCGGCGTTCCCGGCTTGATGATCGCCCCTTTTTCCCGGGCAATCGCGGGCAGGCTGGCGCCGAGCCACTCGCAATGATCGAGGGCGATGGGCGTGATCACCGTCATGAGGCCGTTCGCCGCGCTGGTGGCATCGTGACCGCCCCCCATGCCGGCTTCGACGACGGCCACCGCCACCCCGGCTTCGGCAAACCAGAGCAGCGCCAGAGCGGTAACCACTTCGAAAAAGGTGGTGCCCGGTGGGGCAGCGGCGAGTACTCGCTCGGCCAACCGACCGGCCCGCTCTTCAGCGATCTCGGTACCGTCGAGACGGAACCGTTCGGTAAAACTGATCAGATGGGGCGAGGTAAACAGCCCGGTACGATAACCGCCCGCAGTCAGCAGGGAGGCGAGAAAAGCCGCCGTCGACCCTTTGCCGTTGGTCCCGACCACGTGAATGACCGCAAACGATTCCTGGGGATTGCCGAGTTGTTGTAACAGTGCAGAGATCCGTGCCAGACCCGGCCTGATGCCGAAACGCCTCAGGCCGTATATGTGTGCCAGAATCTCTTCATAGGTCATGACAGGCGGGAATTATAGGGGAAGAAGGGGGGAAAGTCCACCGATTTGAGGGAGGGGGCGGCAACCGGCGCCGCCCCGCTATCGCCGTTATTGGGGACGATAGAGCATTCCCAGCACCCGGGCCAGGGTGGCGCGCATATCCTTCCGTTCGACGATCAGGTCGACCATGCCGTGATCGAGGAGGTATTCGGCACGCTGGAACCCCTCGGGAAGTTTCTGGCGGATCGTCTGCTCGATGACCCGGGGGCCGGCGAAGCCAATCAGCGCCTTCGGCTCGGCGATATTAATGTCGCCGAGCATGGCGAAACTGGCGGTAACGCCGCCGGTCGTCGGGTCGGTCAACACCGAAATAAAGGGAAGCCCCTGCTCCCTCAGCTTGGCCAGCGCCGCCGAGGTCTTGGCCATCTGCATCAGCGACAGGATGCTCTCCTGCATCCGGGCGCCGCCGGAAGCGGAAACGACAATTACCGGGGTGTGGGCGGCAACGCCCCGCTCGATCGCCCGGGTGATCTTCTCGCCAACCACGCTCCCCATGCTCCCCCCCATGAAGGAGAAGTCGAAGACCGCCAGTTGTACCGGGATGGCCTCAATAGCCCCGGCGCCACAGATGACCGCATCCTTTGCCCCCCCTTTGGCGAGGGCGGCCTGGATCCGCTCCTGATAACTCTTGGAATCCTTGAACTCAAGGACATCCACCGAAACCATCGTAGCGTCGTATTCCACAAAGCTCCCCGCATCGAGCAGCAAGTCGATCCGCTGCCGGGCCGAGATCCGGTAATGGTGGTTGCACTTGGGACAGACATTGAGATTGCGCTCCAAATCTTTCGTGACGAGCGCTTCCTTGCAGCTCAGGCATTTGGTCCAGAGCCCTTCCGGTACCTTAACCTTTTTGTCTGTCGCCAACGGGGCCTTATCCCTTTTGAACCACGCCATCTGATAGCTCCCTCGGGGCCGCCATCGCCCCGGACTTTTTAGCAAAAATAAAGAAACCTGTTAACAGAAAACCACCGGAAAGTCAATTTGCAATTGCCCGTTTCAGACCGGCGGTGAACTCTCCCACGGCCGACTGAAGGGCCGTATCGCGGTGCTGCTCGAACAGCTTGACAATTGCGCTGCCGACCACTACCCCGTCACCGGCGGCGGCGACTTCCGCCGCCTGTTCGGGAGTGGAGACGCCGAAGCCGACGACCACCGGCACCGCCGTCTGGGCCTTAATGGCCGCCACATTGGCCCCGATCGACCGTTCGACGTCACGCCGCGCCCCGGTAACCCCGGTAACCGAAACGTAATAGATGAAGCCGCGGGCCCGGCGGGTCACCTTCCGGAGGCGGGCAGCATCCGAGGTGGGGGTCAGGAGGAAGATCAGATCGAGACCGTGCCGGTCGGTACAGGACTGCAGCTCGTCTGCTTCCTCGGGCGGCAGGTCGACCACCAGCACGCCGTCGACCCCGGCAGCGGCCGCATCGCTGGTAAAGCGCTCCAGACCGTAGTTGAGCAGCGGATTGTAGTAGCCCATCAGAATAATCGGCACCTGGGTGCGCCGCCGTACCGCTTTTACTGTCGCTAAAATTTTATCGAGTGTTGTGCCGGCCGCCAGCGCCCGCTCCGAGGCGAGCTGGATGGTCGGGCCATCGGCCATCGGATCGGAAAACGGCACCCCCAGTTCGATAATGTCGGCCCCGTTTCGCTCCAGGAGCGGAATCAACTCTTCGGTCGCCGCCAGGTTCGGATCACCGGCGGTAATGAACGTTACCAGGGCCTTGCTTCCCTGGGCCCGACAGCGGGCAAAGGTATCAGAAATCCTGCTCATGAACTCGCTACTCGCTTCCGCCGGTCCCGGTTGATCTGGAACCGGCTAGGGTCTCATTCCTCTTCCGTTTTGAAACTGCTCATCTCGCGCTGCAGGACGTCGAGCTGCCGGGAGAGCCGCGACACCGAATCGTCGAGCATCTTGGCGGCACCGAGGTTGGTCGACGTCGAATCCTGGATGTTTTCCACCGCCCGGATGATCTGCTCGCTCCCCCGGGTCTGTTCGTCGCAGGCCCGCTTGATCTGCAGGATCATGTCGGTGATGTTCTCGGTGGAGCGGGCAATGAAATTACCGACCTTGCTCTGCTCCTTGGTCGAGGTCCGGACCTGGGAGGTAAGCCCTTTCATCCGCTCGGCGGCGGTCATGATCATGTCGCTCCCCTTGCTCTGCTCCCGGGTCGCGCCGGCAATCTGGCCGATCATGTCGGAGACCCGCTCCATGGCATCGCGAATCATGTGGCTCCCCTTCGCCTGCTCCGTAGTCGCCCGGGCGATGCTCTCGACCTGGGCGGTCGCCTGCTGCACCCCGATGACGATCTTGTTGAGCGCTTCGCCGGACTCGTGGGACAGGGTCTCGCCGTCGGCAATGCTCTTCTCTGCCAGATCGATCGCCTCCACCGCCCGGGCCGTTTCATCCTGGACCCCCTTGATCAGCTGGGCGATCTCTCGGGTCGAGCTGGAGGTCCGCTCTGCCAGTTCCTTGATCTCGTCGGCCACCACGGCAAAGCCTTTGCCGTGTTCACCCGCCTGGGCGGCAATAATGGCGGCATTCAGGGCCAGCAGGTTGGTCTGTTCCGCCACCTCGTCGATAACCGAAAGGATGGCGCCGATATCGTTGGCCCGGCCGGAAAGAGTCTCGATCACTTCCGAGGTGATCCGGGAGGAGCGCTTGATTTCGTTGATCCCGGCAATGGTCGCCTCGACCGACGCCTTGCCGAGCTCGGCATCCTTGCGGACCTCTTCCGAAATGCTGGCGGTTTCCAAGGCGTTCTTCTCGACCTGCTTGATCGAACTGTCCATCTCCGCCACCGACGATGCCGTGGTGGTCGAAACTTCCATCAGGCTGACCACGCTGCTGCTGATCTGCTTGATCGACGCCGCCATTTCCATCACCGACGAACTGACCTCTTCCACTGCCTGGGAGAGCGAATCGACGTTCATCGCCACTTCCTCGATGCTGGCGGCCATTTCGAGGATCGAGGAGGAGGTTTCCGACGCCGAGAGGGAGAGGCTGTCGACGCCGTGGGAAACCTCTTTGACGGAGGTATTGATCTCGGTAACCGCCGAGGAGGTCAGGGACACGCCGCCGGCCTGGACTTCCGCGGCCGACATCACCCGGCGCGAAGCTTCGAAGATGTTGGCAGAAATCTGCCCCACTTCGATCAGCGAACGGTTCACCTTGCGGGCCAGTTCGCCGAGCATTTCGAGCATGGTGTTGAAGTCGCTGCTGAGATTGCCCAGCTCGTCGGCGGAATCGATCGCTACCCGGACCGTCAGGTCGCCCTTGGCCCCCAGGTTGGTCGCCCTGATCATCCGGTCCACCCGGCCGATGATGTTGCGGGTGGCGATCCCGCCGAAGAGCATCGCCAGCACGGCAGCACCGATAATGACGACAATGAAAGTAATGCTGACCGAGGCACGGATCTGTCCCGCCTCCTTGCCGACCTCCTGCATCATCACCTTGACGGTTTCCATCAAGTCGTCGATATCACGGGCAACGAAATCGCTGGCCCCCGACAACTCTTCCACCAGCCGCTCTTCCTCAAGGTTCGACGGGGTAGCCTGGCCGCTGACCACCGCCGTCTTGTAAGCGATGATCCGTTGCGCCACCTTCTCGTACTCGCCCCAGGTTTCCATCAACGCCTTGGCATGCTCCGCCATGACGCTGTCCTTTTCGGCCGGCTGGATGCCGAGTGCCTGATCGCCGGTCAACAGTGCCCGGCTGTATCGGCGGAAGATGTCCTGGTTCTTGTAATAGGCGGCAGCATGTTCCTTGACCCCCGCCGCATCGAGATGGGACATCAGGGTTTCAAGGATCGCCACCCGGCTGGTCCGCTCGGCAGCCTGCAGTTGCAGGGCAAGCTTCTGCTGATTGGCTCTGTTTTGCATCATCGTGGTAACACGACTGGTTACCATGCTGATGCTCTTGATACCGATGAAGCCGGTTACCGCGACAATTATCGCCATAATGGCAAACGAGCCGATCAACTTGTAGCCGAGTTTAAAATCATTGAGCATAACAACCTCGGAAGGCATAAATGAGCAACCTGCAATCCGTACTGATATACCAGACAGGTGCCGAACTTATCAAGCGAAAAGAGCCTTTTCACGCCGCTTTCCGCCGGGAAGGCCACCATAGGCCGGGCCTGTTTCACCACCCCGGGGAGAGGCGCCATCCCCCTCCCGGCAACCGGGGCTCAATGCTGCCAGCCGTTTATCAGACCGGCGAGCCCACCCAGCAGGGCGGACGGTCGATAGCGCGCCGGCACGCGAAAATCGCCCTGCGCCCCGACCGGGACCCGGGACGTGCTGAATGGCGTCTCGACCTGCAGGCTGCCGGTCAGGTGATAGGGGATTTTGTCAGGGTCGGGATGCCGTTCCAGGATGGCCAGCAGGTCCCGGTAGCGTACCAGAACCGGCAGGCGGATTTCGGTGGTGACCGCGGCCGGGAATTCCAGCCGCCGCCGCTGCCCCCCGCTGGCCAGCGGCAGGGTCATGACCCGCAGGTCATAAGTGTAGCCATCGAGGGTAAGGCTGAACGAATTGGGATTGGTGACGGCGAGCAGCACATCGAGCTCGACCCCTTCGCTCCCCAGGCCGACAACGGCCAGGTTTTTCACGGCGACCTGCGGCTCGGCAACCAGGAGCGAGCAGGCGGACAAGAGCGCTCCGACCAGCAACAGCATCTTTTTCATCGTTCGACCAATCCTTGCCTCGAAATCCGGATTATCCGGCGACCCACCTTAGCACAAGATCGGCGGCGAGTAAAACCCGACGCCCGGCAAGAACAAAAAAGAGGCGGACCTTGGGAAAAAGTCCGCCTCTCCGGTAGGGGAAGGTGTCATGCGACACCAAAACGTTACGACGCCTGCTCCAGGATGATCCGGGGCTCCTCAGCCTGAACGGGAGCAGGGGCACCCAATTCCCTGAGAATCTCACGCCGGTAGCGGCGCCGCTTGATCTCGTAGGCATCGGCCTCGGGGCCGACGCCGCAATAGAGCTTCTTTGCTCTCACCAGGTTGCCGTTCGCCATGTCGAGCTTGCTGTACAGCTCCCGCACGGCCGCTTCGGCGCACTTGGCATCGTTGCGCATCTCTTCTGGCCGATAACCGTGGCTCTCCGCCCGGGAGGGCATCAACTGCCAGACGCCGATGGCCCCCTTCGGGGAGACGGCGGCGGAGCTGAAGCCGACGGAACCGGTTTCCGCCAGGGCAATTTCCGCCAGGTCAAGGGGCATCAGCCTCGTCCCGAGGGTTTTCTGGTAACAGAGGTAAGCAAGACGGTGAGCCCGTTCAGAGTCGGTCCGGCGGGCAAATACCGCCGCAATGGCCCGAGCCTGCCGTTGCCGCTCGTCCAGTTCAACTCCTTGCTCCATGAGGCGGAGGACTTCCGGGTCGGGGGCAACTGCCGTCTGTGCTGTCGGTTCCGCCTCCTTGCGCAGTCCTGCCGGACTGCAGGAAACTCCGATGAGCATCATGCCTGCCAATAGATAAGTCAATTTTTTCATAAGATTTTTGGGTCGGGTTACGCAGCTTTGCCGGCCGGTCCGCGATGGGGATTGACGATGCGGAGCCTGTTCCGGCTGAAACCTCCTTTCGTGAAATCTCGGGTCCTTGACGAACCCGGGAGCGGAACGGCCTCCTGCCGCTCCGGCAAATATTAACAGCACCGTCGTCTTTAATGAGCCCCTTCTCTTCAAAAACGGCAAAAGGACCCGATGGGGCCCTTTTGCCTGATCCTGTTCTATTAAACAGGTAGTTGAGTTTATACAGTAAAACGTTGAGAAATGTCAAGCAATTATTTAAGTTTCACCTCTACTTTCAACTACTTACACAAGAAAAACCAACTGTCAGCCGCATACCGGTACGAGCCCCCCGCCGCTTACAAACTGACCCCCATCAGTTCGGCCACCGTATGGATATCCTTGTCGCCGCGGCCAGACAGGCAGGCAACGAGCGTCGTCTCTTTGCCGAGAGTGGGGGCCATTTTCAACACCTGGGCGATGGCATGGGAGGATTCGAGAGCCGGCATAATCCCCTCTTCACGGGTCAGGACCGTGAACGCTGCCAGGGCTTCCTCGTCGGTCACCGAGACATATTCGGCCCGGCCGCTTTCCTTGAGCCAGGCATGCTCGGGGCCGACCCCGGGATAGTCGAGGCCGGCGGAGATCGAATGGGCATTGGCAATCTGCCCGGCCTCATCCTGGAGGAGAAAGGTCTTGTTGCCGTGGAGCACCCCGACCCGGCCGGCGCAGAGCGGCGCCGCATGTTCGCCGGTGGCGATCCCCCGCCCCGCCGCCTCGACCCCCACCATCCGCACCGAGCGGTCGTTGAGGAACGGGTAAAAGAGCCCGAGGGCGTTACTGCCGCCGCCAACAGCCGCCACCAGGCAATCGGGCAGCCGCCCTTCGGCCTTCAGGTGCTGGGCGCGGGCCTCGCGGCCGATCACCGACTGGAAGTCGCGCACCATCATCGGATAGGGGTGCGGGCCAGCCACCGTGCCGATGACGTAAAAGGTATTGTCCACATAGGTGACCCAGTTGCGCAACGCTTCGTTCATCGCGTCCTTGAGGGTGGCAGTGCCTGCGGTGACCGGGGTTACCGTCGCGCCGAGCAGCTTCATCCGGAAGACGTTGAGCGACTGGCGGTGGATGTCCTCCTCACCCATGAAGACCTCGCACTCCATGCCGAGGAGCGCCGCAATGGTCGCGGTGGCGACGCCGTGCTGGCCAGCGCCGGTTTCGGCAATGACCCGTTTCTTCCCCATCCGTTTGGCGAGCAGCCCCTGGCCGATAGTATTGTTGACCTTGTGG contains:
- a CDS encoding LEA type 2 family protein encodes the protein MKKMLLLVGALLSACSLLVAEPQVAVKNLAVVGLGSEGVELDVLLAVTNPNSFSLTLDGYTYDLRVMTLPLASGGQRRRLEFPAAVTTEIRLPVLVRYRDLLAILERHPDPDKIPYHLTGSLQVETPFSTSRVPVGAQGDFRVPARYRPSALLGGLAGLINGWQH
- a CDS encoding methyl-accepting chemotaxis protein; translated protein: MLNDFKLGYKLIGSFAIMAIIVAVTGFIGIKSISMVTSRVTTMMQNRANQQKLALQLQAAERTSRVAILETLMSHLDAAGVKEHAAAYYKNQDIFRRYSRALLTGDQALGIQPAEKDSVMAEHAKALMETWGEYEKVAQRIIAYKTAVVSGQATPSNLEEERLVEELSGASDFVARDIDDLMETVKVMMQEVGKEAGQIRASVSITFIVVIIGAAVLAMLFGGIATRNIIGRVDRMIRATNLGAKGDLTVRVAIDSADELGNLSSDFNTMLEMLGELARKVNRSLIEVGQISANIFEASRRVMSAAEVQAGGVSLTSSAVTEINTSVKEVSHGVDSLSLSASETSSSILEMAASIEEVAMNVDSLSQAVEEVSSSVMEMAASIKQISSSVVSLMEVSTTTASSVAEMDSSIKQVEKNALETASISEEVRKDAELGKASVEATIAGINEIKRSSRITSEVIETLSGRANDIGAILSVIDEVAEQTNLLALNAAIIAAQAGEHGKGFAVVADEIKELAERTSSSTREIAQLIKGVQDETARAVEAIDLAEKSIADGETLSHESGEALNKIVIGVQQATAQVESIARATTEQAKGSHMIRDAMERVSDMIGQIAGATREQSKGSDMIMTAAERMKGLTSQVRTSTKEQSKVGNFIARSTENITDMILQIKRACDEQTRGSEQIIRAVENIQDSTSTNLGAAKMLDDSVSRLSRQLDVLQREMSSFKTEEE
- a CDS encoding transglycosylase SLT domain-containing protein, which produces MKKLTYLLAGMMLIGVSCSPAGLRKEAEPTAQTAVAPDPEVLRLMEQGVELDERQRQARAIAAVFARRTDSERAHRLAYLCYQKTLGTRLMPLDLAEIALAETGSVGFSSAAVSPKGAIGVWQLMPSRAESHGYRPEEMRNDAKCAEAAVRELYSKLDMANGNLVRAKKLYCGVGPEADAYEIKRRRYRREILRELGAPAPVQAEEPRIILEQAS
- the accD gene encoding acetyl-CoA carboxylase, carboxyltransferase subunit beta — protein: MAWFKRDKAPLATDKKVKVPEGLWTKCLSCKEALVTKDLERNLNVCPKCNHHYRISARQRIDLLLDAGSFVEYDATMVSVDVLEFKDSKSYQERIQAALAKGGAKDAVICGAGAIEAIPVQLAVFDFSFMGGSMGSVVGEKITRAIERGVAAHTPVIVVSASGGARMQESILSLMQMAKTSAALAKLREQGLPFISVLTDPTTGGVTASFAMLGDINIAEPKALIGFAGPRVIEQTIRQKLPEGFQRAEYLLDHGMVDLIVERKDMRATLARVLGMLYRPQ
- the trpB gene encoding tryptophan synthase subunit beta, whose protein sequence is MKLPDRQGHFGQFGGRYVPETLMPALLELEKAYAHYRHDREFKEEFTYYLRQYVGRPNPLYFAAKLTEKLGGAKIYLKREDLNHTGAHKVNNTIGQGLLAKRMGKKRVIAETGAGQHGVATATIAALLGMECEVFMGEEDIHRQSLNVFRMKLLGATVTPVTAGTATLKDAMNEALRNWVTYVDNTFYVIGTVAGPHPYPMMVRDFQSVIGREARAQHLKAEGRLPDCLVAAVGGGSNALGLFYPFLNDRSVRMVGVEAAGRGIATGEHAAPLCAGRVGVLHGNKTFLLQDEAGQIANAHSISAGLDYPGVGPEHAWLKESGRAEYVSVTDEEALAAFTVLTREEGIMPALESSHAIAQVLKMAPTLGKETTLVACLSGRGDKDIHTVAELMGVSL
- a CDS encoding LPS-assembly protein LptD, giving the protein MNFALSAQRLLATLLLVTSAASAAFGQGDETGPIRIEADTLTHEAARDLVEASGNVRINGRGITLLSDQARLNTGSEEAEASGNVILMRDGDLLRAQRLKLNYQDETGEVDSGDAFIRKGNFHLRAARMIKAGPESYHVEHGSFTTCDGDTPSWKFSASDVDVTLGDYATGRNALFYLADVPVFYFPYLVFPVKRERQSGFLTPRGGNSSKKGFTFNLGYYWAISPSQDATITLDIQTKRGEGLGLDYRYLLTRGSEGSFRGYVIYDTTQQRFRGEVSQKHVQNFSDTLDLKSDINLVSDRNFYRDFAEQTGVYNQNSLESTLSLTKRFHRQVLSGEFRYMEDLRDNIADNSKTLQKLPTITLTGIRQQLGSLPLFLSYDSSFTNFYREDGIRGERLALQPTLTAYGKVDALELSAWAGYQERLYNAYGGDIGKGYHGVGLFTAGGTVSSTLARVYETGNAAMPRLRHVLIPEIRYNFVQDKNQETVPFFDYYDRVVHENRIVYSLTNYLTGKFVGSDGSSEYRDLLYLRLSQGYEFSGTRRDLLTLVDDRHPFTDVMLDAAAQPLKQLSLGLDARYNPYQSHFSTAGVSADFHDDDGNALGFGYRFARGEVNYLEGKAVVALVKPFTFTYTGRYSADLGDFLESSYALEYRHQCWSVTFSYRDRLDNREFFVNFALAGIGSLGSIRAF
- a CDS encoding bifunctional folylpolyglutamate synthase/dihydrofolate synthase, giving the protein MTYEEILAHIYGLRRFGIRPGLARISALLQQLGNPQESFAVIHVVGTNGKGSTAAFLASLLTAGGYRTGLFTSPHLISFTERFRLDGTEIAEERAGRLAERVLAAAPPGTTFFEVVTALALLWFAEAGVAVAVVEAGMGGGHDATSAANGLMTVITPIALDHCEWLGASLPAIAREKGAIIKPGTPVVLSRQPEAVSAVLAEQCRRGGNSLVRLDNDFSAAWHEDGTLAYHGLARTLSGLRPGIGGRYQADNAATALAAAESLGHCGFPLPETAFGDGLAAARWPGRMELFPGPPRILLDGAHNPAGAAALAASLGGLSRSRLFMVLGVMGDKDLAGILSPLLPLAGEVVAVTPTVERALPSALLAAECASRGCPAVDGGSVAAGLALARQRATDDDLILVCGSLFTVGEARAVLLTKRYEPFRG
- the trpA gene encoding tryptophan synthase subunit alpha, giving the protein MSRISDTFARCRAQGSKALVTFITAGDPNLAATEELIPLLERNGADIIELGVPFSDPMADGPTIQLASERALAAGTTLDKILATVKAVRRRTQVPIILMGYYNPLLNYGLERFTSDAAAAGVDGVLVVDLPPEEADELQSCTDRHGLDLIFLLTPTSDAARLRKVTRRARGFIYYVSVTGVTGARRDVERSIGANVAAIKAQTAVPVVVGFGVSTPEQAAEVAAAGDGVVVGSAIVKLFEQHRDTALQSAVGEFTAGLKRAIAN